From the Microbacterium thalassium genome, one window contains:
- a CDS encoding cytochrome P450: MRATRVPARRFIGMVRRDGFLDATGDLWRAHGDAFDVRIGSQRLMFLMHPDAVTQVNMTARDSFTKGKSYDGVRAFLIGEGLVGSTGDLWKRQRKLMAPFFTPRGVRAYSEIMLQDAIRLSERWDALADSDGGVDMSDEMTLVTASIILTSMFSTATTDSIVEIKDAVAEMIRFSGDTVKVIRVPLPVPTPRNRRYLAARALVHGTIADVIATRRSIDEADWPDDLLSRLMLARDPATGEPMSETLLRDESITTFFAGHETTARTLTFAWYALAANPEARARLHAELDAVLGGRPPTADDLHDLPYTLQVVKEVLRLFPAAPFYARDAISDAEVAGITVPERTTVMLSPYWTHRHPEFWDHPDRFDPDRWGGRQEADMHSHQYHPFAAGPRICIGNSFSLLESHLLLAVLAQRFSPRLAEGARPRWHMHGTLSFESGLPMRIERR, encoded by the coding sequence ATGCGAGCAACCCGCGTTCCCGCGCGGCGATTCATCGGCATGGTGCGTCGCGACGGCTTTCTCGATGCGACGGGTGACCTGTGGCGTGCACACGGGGATGCCTTCGACGTGCGGATCGGCTCGCAGCGGCTCATGTTCCTGATGCACCCGGACGCCGTCACGCAGGTGAACATGACTGCGCGCGACAGCTTCACCAAGGGCAAGAGCTACGACGGCGTCCGGGCCTTCTTGATCGGCGAGGGACTCGTCGGCAGCACGGGCGACCTCTGGAAGAGACAGCGCAAACTCATGGCACCGTTCTTCACGCCTCGGGGCGTGCGGGCCTACTCCGAGATCATGCTTCAGGACGCGATTCGCCTCTCCGAGCGATGGGATGCCCTGGCCGACTCCGACGGCGGCGTGGACATGTCCGACGAGATGACACTCGTCACCGCGTCGATCATCCTCACGTCGATGTTCAGCACGGCGACGACGGACTCGATCGTCGAGATCAAGGACGCGGTCGCCGAGATGATCCGGTTCTCCGGCGACACGGTGAAGGTCATCCGGGTGCCGCTGCCCGTCCCGACACCGCGGAATCGTCGATACCTCGCTGCTCGGGCCCTGGTGCACGGAACGATCGCCGACGTGATCGCGACGCGCCGCAGCATCGACGAAGCGGACTGGCCCGATGATCTGCTCTCGCGACTCATGCTCGCGCGCGACCCGGCCACGGGCGAACCGATGAGCGAGACGCTTCTGCGCGATGAATCGATCACGACGTTCTTCGCCGGACATGAGACGACAGCCCGCACGCTGACATTCGCGTGGTACGCACTGGCAGCGAATCCCGAGGCACGCGCACGCCTGCACGCCGAGCTGGACGCGGTGCTCGGCGGTCGCCCCCCGACCGCCGACGACCTCCACGATCTGCCCTACACGCTCCAGGTGGTCAAGGAGGTGCTGCGCCTGTTCCCGGCAGCGCCGTTCTATGCGCGCGACGCGATCTCGGATGCAGAGGTCGCCGGCATCACCGTGCCGGAACGGACGACGGTGATGCTCTCGCCGTACTGGACTCATCGACATCCCGAATTCTGGGACCATCCTGATCGATTCGATCCGGATCGGTGGGGTGGTCGGCAAGAGGCCGACATGCACAGCCACCAGTACCACCCATTCGCGGCAGGACCGAGGATATGCATCGGCAACAGCTTCTCGCTGCTCGAATCGCATCTGCTGCTCGCTGTCCTCGCCCAGCGATTCTCGCCCCGCCTCGCCGAGGGAGCCCGGCCGCGGTGGCACA
- a CDS encoding nitroreductase family deazaflavin-dependent oxidoreductase, with product MSDFNEKVIDEFRANAGRVQGFGRALVLLHHVGARSGTTRTSPVMAISPDDDTWLIAASMGGAPTHPAWFHNLRAHPDVSIETPEGTVDVHAEVLGPEERDAAWPLFTQRSDGFRTYQERTERTIPIVRLTRR from the coding sequence GTGTCGGATTTCAACGAGAAGGTCATCGACGAGTTCCGCGCGAACGCGGGGCGCGTGCAGGGGTTCGGACGCGCGCTGGTGCTGTTGCACCACGTCGGCGCCCGCAGTGGCACGACGCGCACATCGCCCGTCATGGCGATCAGCCCCGATGACGACACGTGGCTGATCGCGGCTTCGATGGGCGGTGCGCCGACGCATCCTGCCTGGTTCCACAACCTCCGCGCGCACCCCGACGTCTCCATCGAGACCCCTGAGGGAACCGTGGACGTGCACGCCGAGGTCCTCGGCCCCGAGGAGCGCGATGCCGCCTGGCCGCTGTTCACGCAGCGCAGCGACGGCTTCCGGACGTACCAGGAGCGCACGGAGCGCACGATCCCGATCGTGCGGCTGACGCGACGATGA